Proteins from a genomic interval of Rhipicephalus microplus isolate Deutch F79 chromosome 6, USDA_Rmic, whole genome shotgun sequence:
- the LOC142765869 gene encoding uncharacterized protein LOC142765869 yields the protein MRVGLVSKGEWQRLDDELRPLTKKTLYVPVRASNDYVYGSARAGTAGIPLAAELSDICWLDGAFKLLMSTDSEDRERAREALHQVVSKRLRRDADDEDIEAYLPASRRLTVAWELQDQGARITCGEATVSVRNRNKLVKTLRAILSQSRDWSLEAKPNQGKAMACVAADPANSHFMRTGRYTRFKEWRFIHRARLNLLPLNGTRIWVPAADKRCRRCGYREETLPHVLCHCMRQSRAMMERHNAIVARIKKAAPGRFTVIGENQQVELPGLRPDLVLARGEEALILDVCCPFDNRLQAFQEARRLEEKYAPLQRHLLQRFQRVSVEAVVVGCLGSWDPANDRVTRRLCSRNYLRTMKRLCVSDTIAASTDIYRHHIGVQ from the exons ATGCGGGTGGGCCTCGTAAGCAAGGGAGAGTGGCAGCGCCTAGATGACGAGCTCCGCCCCCTCACCAAGAAGACCCTGTACGTGCCAGTCAGGGCATCTAACGACTACGTGTACGGGAGTGCACGGGCCGGCACTGCAGGAATCCCTTTGGCGGCGGAGCTGAGCGACATCTGCTGGTTGGATGGGGCCTTCAAGCTCCTGATGTCGACGGACTCGGAGGACCGGGAGCGAGCAAGGGAGGCGCTGCACCAGGTGGTCTCCAAGCGGCTCCGACGCGACGCTGACGACGAGGACATCGAGGCCTACCTCCCCG CCTCCCGTCGCCTAACTGTCGCCTGGGAGCTGCAAGACCAGGGCGCCCGCATCACCTGTGGGGAGGCCACGGTGTCCGTGCGGAACCGAAACAAGCTTGTGAAAACTCTCCGGGCCATCCTCAGCCAGAGCCGGGACTGGTCCCTCGAGGCGAAGCCAAACCAGGGCAAGGCAATGGCATGTGTAGCGGCAGACCCCGCCAACTCCCACTTCATGCGGACCGGCCGCTACACCAGGTTCAAGGAGTGGCGCTTCATCCACCGAGCCCGGCTTAATCTCCTCCCCCTTAATGGCACACGTATCTGGGTACCTGCAGCAGATAAACGGTGCCGACGCTGCGGGTACAGGGAGGAGACGCTGCCGCACGTACTCTGTCATTGTATGCGGCAGAGCCGGGCAATGATGGagcgccacaacgccatcgtCGCACGCATCAAGAAGGCTGCCCCAGGGAGGTTCACCGTCATCGGGGAGAACCAACAGGTCGAACTTCCCGGCCTGCGGCCTGACCTGGTCCTGGCACGAGGCGAGGAAGCCTTGATCCTGGACGTCTGCTGCCCTTTCGACAACAGACTGCAGGCGTTCCAGGAAGCCCGGAGGCTTGAGGAGAAGTACGCCCCCTTACAGCGACATCTCCTCCAACGGTTCCAGCGCGTCTCTGTCGAAGCTGTCGTCGTCGGCTGCCTGGGGTCGTGGGATCCGGCGAACGATCGTGTCACCCGCAGACTGTGTTCTAGGAACTATCTGCGAACAATGAAACGCTTGTGCGTCAGTGACACAATCGCGGCTTCCACGGACATTTACCGCCACCACATCGGAGTGCAGTGA